One region of Alosa alosa isolate M-15738 ecotype Scorff River chromosome 1, AALO_Geno_1.1, whole genome shotgun sequence genomic DNA includes:
- the LOC125293878 gene encoding phosphatidylinositol 4-phosphate 5-kinase type-1 alpha-like isoform X3 produces MDDIWSTVNIPDASLSEELLKDFEDIQCSAQTVQNVHFASQSRNSSPISDKKCLSSDEETQNDKDRLDKITLVLAALQIENTKLWSKLEELYGEIDTLHSENKKLQDEVKSQWEAFHDTLGLSSPAPIKKIIGHRGIDVTGETTYKKTTASALEGAIHLGIAYTVQAASHMNQREVLVQDFEMVESIFFPRKGSKWTPPHHYKDFNFTIYAPFAFCYFREKFGIHSDYKDSLCCKALIELSNSGASGSLFYLSSDDKFIIKTVQYKEKEFLQRMLPGYYNTLLRNRHTLLPKFYGLYCVHIGGKNIHIVVMNNLLPTTVPIHLKYDLKGSTYRRQASRDECARPVPTYKDLDFMRDLPDGLLVEAGHYDVLRSTIHEDCLLLHSFRIMDYSLLVAVHKIQQGKEESSPLVSDHSIGVIPVTTCKGEKMFVFAGIIDILQSYRFVKKLEHSWKAIFQDADTVSVHRPGFYADRFEKFLWDHVFKRIPLKSAFSKSSRIGSHQDPWRCPIRRSNITYRPSYTNHSSTHKTSPSYQASKATVAPSVSFASQCKMTD; encoded by the exons ATGGATGATATATGGTCAACCGTGAACATTCCAGATGCATCGTTGTCAGAAGAGTTACTGAAAGATTTTGAAGACATCCAGTGCAGCGCCCAGACTGTGCAGAATGTACATTTCGCCAGTCAGTCCAGAAACTCCAGTCCCATCTCTGACAAAAAGTGTTTATCCTCTGATGAAGAGACACAAAATGATAAAGACAGACTTGACAAAATTACTTTAGTGCTTGCTGCTCTCCAAATAGAGAACACTAAACTTTGGTCGAAACTGGAGGAACTGTATGGTGAGATTGATACGCTTCACAGTGAAAATAAAAAACTCCAGGATGAGGTTAAAAGCCAGTGGGAAGCATTCCATGAT ACACTGGGATTGTCTAGTCCTGCACCAATCAAGAAAATTATTGGCCACAGAGGCATTGATGTAACAGGAGAGACCACCTATAAAAAG ACCACAGCCTCTGCCCTTGAGGGCGCTATCCACCTGGGCATTGCCTACACAGTGCAGGCAGCAAGTCATATGAATCAGAGAGAGGTGCTTGTCCAGGACTTTGAGATGGTGGAAAGCATATTTTTTCCTAG AAAAGGCAGTAAATGGACTCCACCTCACCACTATAAAGACTTCAATTTTACAATCTACGCACCTTTTGCTTTTTGCTATTTCAGAGAGAAATTTGGTATTCATTCTGATTACAAG GATTCTCTATGTTGCAAAGCACTGATAGAGCTATCAAACTCTGGAGCAAGTGGCTCGTTGTTCTACCTGTCCTCTGATGACAAATTCATCATTAAAACAGTGCAGTACAAAGAGAAGGAGTTTCTGCAGAGAATGTTGCCTGGATACTACAAT ACCCTGCTGCGCAACAGGCACACCCTACTGCCCAAGTTCTACGGCCTCTATTGTGTGCATATTGGCGGTAAGAATATACACATCGTGGTGATGAACAACCTCCTGCCTACCACTGTGCCAATTCACCTCAAGTATGATCTCAAGGGCTCCACCTACAGACGGCAGGCATCACGGGACGAGTGCGCCAGGCCTGTTCCCACTTACAAGGACCTGGACTTCATGAGGGACTTACCCGATGGACTGCTGGTGGAGGCTGGCCATTATGATGTCCTCAGGAGCACCATCCACGAGGACTGTCTG CTTCTGCACAGCTTTAGAATCATGGACTACAGCCTGCTGGTGGCGGTCCACAAAATACAGCAGGGGAAGGAGGAGTCCTCTCCACTCGTGTCTGATCACAG CATTGGAGTCATCCCAGTGACTACATGCAAGGGTGAGAAGATGTTTGTCTTTGCTGGTATCATTGATATCCTGCAATCCTACAG GTTTGTGAAGAAGTTGGAGCATTCTTGGAAAGCAATATTTCAGGATGCT GATACTGTGTCAGTGCATCGACCAGGCTTTTATGCCGACCGCTTTGAGAAGTTCCTCTGGGATCATGTCTTCAAGCGGATTCCAT TGAAGTCTGCCTTCTCTAAGAGCAGCCGAATAGGTTCCCACCAGGATCCGTGGCGGTGCCCGATCAGGAGGTCTAACATCACCTACCGGCCCAGCTACACCAACCACAGCAGTACTCACAAAACCAGCCCCAGCTACCAGGCCAGCAAGGCAACTGTTGCTCCAAGTGTCAGCTTTGCATCTCAGTGCAAAATGACTGACTGA